A window of Anaerolineae bacterium genomic DNA:
TCGCGGGCGGTGGCCTCGTCCATGTAGCCGGCCTCGATCTTCTCCTCCAGCACGCGGGCGATCCCAATCTTGGCCTGGAGGGAGTAGCCCACGTTGCACCAGGGCAGGCCCGTGTCGGCCCCATAAGCGAAGATCTTGTTGAAGGGCACTCCATCCAGCCATTCGGATAGGGCGCGGGCACACTCGGTGGGGTTCATGGCCCAGGCCCAACACATGTCGGCCCAGACATTGGGGTAGTTCTTGGCGATGGCTCCCAGCTCCGAGGCCCAGGGCCAGGAGGCATGGAAGAGGTCGAAGCGCACGTTGCGGTACTTGTCGAAGATGGGGATGAGATTGAGGGCCTTGGTCCCCGCCAGAGAGCCCCAGTTGCCTGCCAGGTAACCGGTGTGGATTTGCACCGGCAGGTCCTCGTCGGCCGCCCGCTGCACCAGCGCGTGGAACAGGAAGTCGCCCAAGGCCCGCCCCGCTGCTGCATCCAGGGCGCCTGTGTTCTGCTGTACGCCGTCCCAGAACGCCTTGCGGCTGCGGATACGGTTGAACGCGGCTTCGGCCTCCGCCCGGGTGGGGTCGAAGACGGTAAGGTCCCGACGATAGGCCATGCCGATCTTGAGTGCGGCCAGCTTGCCCGTGGCTCGGAAGCGGTCTATGGCCTCATTCACCCCGGAGACCAACTGCTCCAGGGTGTGGATGGACCGATCCAGGAAGCACTCCAGCGTGTCTATAGGCTGGGCATCCGTTATGTCTAGAAGGGCGTCGAAGCGAAAGGCGAAGCGGTAGGAGTCGGGGAACTGGCCTTCCTTCAAGGCATCCTTGGTATCGCACCGGAACTTCCCATCCTGGATGGTCCAGCGGTTGTGCGCCTTCTCGTGGACGAAGTAGTGGTACACCTCCTCCGCGGACCGGCCACGGATGGAGTCCTGCAGCGCCTCAGTGATGGCGTCGAAGTTCTCCGGCGCATACTCCAGCCCGAACAACTCCCGCGAGGTCAGCGTGACAGCCCGCCCGTAGCCGGTGACCCGCATCTTGGGCCAGAATCGCACCACCTCCTCGCGAGTCACGGGCCCGCGAACCGTCGCAGTCCCGGCGGCGGTGACCAGGTCGGCCGAGGCGTAGCCCAGAACGTGGCGGAAGTCGTACTGCTCTCGCTCGGCCTCGAACTCCCCGTAGGAGCGGTGATGGTCGTGATGGCAGAACAGGTCGTGGTTGAGGACGAACTCCCGGATGTTGGACATGCAGTTCCTCCTGTTGGTCCCTCAGTCTCACGCAAAGCGGCAAAGGCGCCAAGCCCATGCCTTGCTTCGCGTCCTTGCGTGAGGGTTCCCGCTAGGCTGATCACCAGGTTGCCCGCTCGGTCGGGCGTGAGCGCCAGGTCGCTGTACGGCCCGGGCGGGCTGCGCCAGATGAGGGTGTAGCCCCAGCCGTGCCAACGCCATACGGCCACGGTCCTCTCCTCGTCTGCTTCCTCCAGAACTACCAGCTCCTGAACGCCGTCGCCATCCAGGTCGCCCAGCTCCAGCTCCAGGATGGGATCGGCTACGGCGGACCCTCCCCAGACCACGCGGTAAGCCCCTCCGCGATAGCCCACGATGAAAGGATGGCTGCGGAGTTGCCCGTCGGCGTCGGGCTTCCATAGGGCCAGCACCATCTCCCCCCGCCCGTCGTCGTCAGGGTCTCCCAGGGCCAGGTCCACCACCTGCCACTCAGGCAGGCCCTCCCAGTCCGCGTACCCCTCGCCGCTCACCGTCACCCGCCCGTCCGCCAGCCGCACCCGCTCCGGCACGCCGTCCCCGGTGAGGTCCAGTCCGCCGGCGACGAAGGGGCCGCGCACCGGCGTCTGATCCACCTCCACCGGATGGCAGGCATAGCCCGGCCCTCGGAGGGGCGGCGGGCAGGCGAAGCCGAGGCGAGGAACGGGCGGTCGCACTCGCTCCAGTAAGGGGCTAGCCTCCTGCGGGCTCATCAGCCGGGGAGCCGACCCGGCCCACACCGGCAGCCCCTGCACCGCCCGCAGCCCGTCCCGGTCGAACAGGGCCCGGAGGGCCAGTCCTTGTCGGGTATCGCCCTGCTGCTGATCGAAGACGAAGTTGCCCAGGCTGTAGGCCACGAAGCTCTCGCCCTGGACCTCGGTCTCCTGGACTACGTGCGGATGGTGTCCCACCACCAGGTCCGCCCCCGCCTCCACCATGGCCCGGGCCAGACGGCGCTGGTAGGGGTCCGAGTGCACCTGGTATTCGTAGCCCCAGTGGACCGAGACGATCACGCCCTGGGCCTCCCGGCGGGCCACGCCGATGGCCGCCAGGGCCCGCGCCTGATCCCAGCCGGCTGTGGTCCATCCCGGCGTACCCGTCTCACCCGAGGGGAAGCCAGAGGCGTCGAAAGCGAGCACCGCCAGCCGGATGCCGTTGACCTCTCGGACCACAGGAGCGCAGGCAGTCTCGACGCTGGGCCCGGCACCGACGGCCGCCACCCCAGCCAGCCGCAGCCGGGCCACCGTTTCCACCAGACCCCGGGCCCCCCGGTCCAGGGCGTGGTTGTTGGCCAGGCCCAGGAGGTCGAAGCCGGCCTGGCGCAGAGCTACCGCCGCCCCGGGTGGCGCGGCCAGCGAGTGGGCGTCGGGCGGCGGTCGGTCTACGATCAGCGATTCTAGGTTCCCCAGGGTAAGGTCGGCGGCGCCGAGCCAGGGCAGTGCGGCAAGGGGATCGCTGACACCGGCACCACCCAAAGCGGGAGCCACGCCCCGCCCCAGCATGACGTCCCCCACGACCAGAACCGAGGCGACCGGTTCCCCGTCGGTCAGGGGAGGGCCGGAACGCCGATAGAGCCAGGGGTAGGCGTCCAGGTCGTCGTTCTGGGCGGCGGCGAGGACAGGCAGAACCACCAGCCCCAGACCGGCCAGAAGGAGCGCCACCCTGAGGAAGCGACGAAAGCGCTGTGCCGGTCGGGCGAAGGGACGGCCTAAGGGTAGTCTCCGCCCCGGCGGCCCCAATTGTCGCTGTGGACTTCGCTCATCACCAGCATCACCTTCATCGGGTCCACCCCGAGCACCCGGTGGAGCAACTGCGACACCTGGCGGGTGACGGCCTGCTTCACCTCCAGGGGAAACTCCCCGATGTAGCGCAGGTCCACTGCCGCAGCATCAGGCGCGGGCACGCCGGCGCGATAGAAGCCATCGGCCGAGGTGAAAGTGACCGCCAGGCCGGTCTCGGGCTTGTCCATGGTCTCGGCCAAGATGCGACCTAGGTCGGTCTTGATCTGCTCCTGCTCCGGCTGGGAGCAGGCTCTGCCGGTCACGATGTTGCACCAGGGCATGAAGGTCCTCCGGGGTTGCCTCTAGCGAGGGGATACGGCTGCATATAGCAGCACCTGTTGCACGTGTCAACGGAACGAGGGCTGGGCGGTGGCCACGCCCGGATGGCAGGCTGCACTTCCCCCTGCTCCAGGTCCTGGGCGAGAGTCAGTACCAGGGGCTGGTCCCGTGCCGACGTCCGGCCCACTGGAGGTGCGCGTCTCATTTGCGTGCCCAGTCTCGCGGCGTGATCCGGCGGGCCCACAGGTCGTCCTCCGTCTCCACCTCGAACATGCTGGGCAGCCAGTGGTGGAAGTTGTCGCCGGCCTGGCGCAGGTGTCGGTACAGCCGGGTCATCAGGTCGCGGCGGACGTCCCGGTAGGCGGGGTGATCGTACACGTTGTTGAGCTCGTAAGGATCGGCTACCAGGTCATAGAGCTCGTTGATGTCGGGCGGGTTCACCACCAGCTTGTGGGTCCGAGTGCGGATCATCCGCTGGGGGTAGGGGAAGTGGTGACCGTGGAACTCGGCGAAAGCGGCGTCCGGCCACTCCGCCTCGGGGTCACGCAGGAGGGGCATCAGGCTCCGAGCATCCAGGTCATCGGGCACCGGCACGCCGGCCACGTCCAGGAAGGTGGGCATGAGATCCATCAGGGTGACAGGGGCGTCGCAGACCGCGCCGGCCGGCGTCACGCCTGGCCAGCGGGCAATCAAGTTGATGCGGTAGGTGTCGTCGTACATCATGGGCCCCTTATCGGCCAGGCGATGGTTGCCCACGAACCCGCCGTGGTCGGCGGCGAAGAACACGG
This region includes:
- a CDS encoding CapA family protein, translated to MALLLAGLGLVVLPVLAAAQNDDLDAYPWLYRRSGPPLTDGEPVASVLVVGDVMLGRGVAPALGGAGVSDPLAALPWLGAADLTLGNLESLIVDRPPPDAHSLAAPPGAAVALRQAGFDLLGLANNHALDRGARGLVETVARLRLAGVAAVGAGPSVETACAPVVREVNGIRLAVLAFDASGFPSGETGTPGWTTAGWDQARALAAIGVARREAQGVIVSVHWGYEYQVHSDPYQRRLARAMVEAGADLVVGHHPHVVQETEVQGESFVAYSLGNFVFDQQQGDTRQGLALRALFDRDGLRAVQGLPVWAGSAPRLMSPQEASPLLERVRPPVPRLGFACPPPLRGPGYACHPVEVDQTPVRGPFVAGGLDLTGDGVPERVRLADGRVTVSGEGYADWEGLPEWQVVDLALGDPDDDGRGEMVLALWKPDADGQLRSHPFIVGYRGGAYRVVWGGSAVADPILELELGDLDGDGVQELVVLEEADEERTVAVWRWHGWGYTLIWRSPPGPYSDLALTPDRAGNLVISLAGTLTQGREARHGLGAFAALRETEGPTGGTACPTSGSSSSTTTCSAITTITAPTGSSRPSESSTTSATFWATPRPTWSPPPGLRRFAGP